A DNA window from Paenibacillus andongensis contains the following coding sequences:
- a CDS encoding HU family DNA-binding protein translates to MNKTDLINNIAEKSGLTKKDVEVVLNGFLGEVTDALSSGDKVQLIGFGTFETRKRSGRTGRNPQTGNPIVIAESNVPAFKAGNKLKDAVK, encoded by the coding sequence ATGAACAAAACAGATTTGATCAACAACATTGCAGAAAAAAGCGGACTTACTAAGAAAGACGTTGAAGTCGTACTTAACGGATTCCTTGGTGAAGTAACGGACGCTCTTTCATCCGGAGATAAAGTTCAACTAATCGGTTTCGGAACATTCGAAACTCGCAAACGCTCTGGTCGTACAGGCCGTAACCCACAAACAGGAAACCCAATCGTGATCGCGGAATCCAATGTTCCTGCATTCAAAGCGGGTAACAAGCTTAAAGACGCTGTAAAATAA
- a CDS encoding RNA-binding S4 domain-containing protein: MRIDKFLKVSRLIKRRTVAKDVSDQGRVWINGRDAKASTHVKVGDELSIQFGQKKVTIRVEVLSESTRKEDAAQMYTLLKEEAFQSE; encoded by the coding sequence ATGCGTATCGATAAGTTTCTCAAAGTATCTCGTCTCATCAAACGACGCACCGTGGCGAAGGACGTGTCCGATCAAGGGCGTGTCTGGATTAACGGTAGAGATGCCAAAGCGAGTACACACGTGAAAGTCGGAGATGAGCTCTCTATCCAATTCGGACAGAAAAAGGTGACAATTCGAGTGGAAGTTCTTTCGGAGTCGACCCGCAAGGAAGACGCTGCTCAGATGTACACGCTGCTGAAGGAAGAAGCTTTTCAATCCGAATAA
- the yabP gene encoding sporulation protein YabP, producing MIEPVKNTNKRQEIKMLNRKLLEISGVLNVESFDSEEFLLETEMGYLMIKGQNLHIKNLSLEQGLVAIEGIIHELAYVDGNTQEKSKGFLGKLFK from the coding sequence ATGATTGAACCCGTGAAAAACACGAATAAGCGTCAAGAAATCAAAATGCTGAATCGCAAGCTCTTGGAGATCTCCGGAGTTTTGAACGTAGAAAGCTTTGACAGTGAAGAGTTCCTCCTTGAAACGGAGATGGGCTACTTGATGATTAAAGGACAGAATTTGCACATCAAGAACTTAAGTTTGGAACAAGGGTTGGTCGCCATAGAAGGAATTATTCACGAATTAGCTTATGTGGATGGAAATACCCAGGAGAAATCCAAGGGGTTCCTTGGTAAGTTATTTAAGTGA
- the yabQ gene encoding spore cortex biosynthesis protein YabQ, producing the protein MTLNVQFHTIFMMFLSGIAIGAIFDVFRVLSGKLRMPRWTIPFIDMVYWIVATILVFRLLIYSNEGQVRIFIFLGMGIGICFYFAFLSTWVIRLTLLLVRITIAIYRFIAKTVELVLIKPIIGLYRLTVIILGFLLAVAIFLYRIVLQLLYPVWRLLLWMTRPVHKYLVIPVWLKKLKGNILLILRRLFSK; encoded by the coding sequence GTGACCCTTAACGTTCAGTTCCATACGATCTTCATGATGTTCCTGAGCGGAATCGCCATAGGTGCGATCTTCGATGTGTTTCGTGTGCTCTCTGGCAAGCTGAGAATGCCGCGCTGGACGATTCCGTTCATTGATATGGTTTATTGGATTGTGGCGACAATCCTCGTGTTCCGTCTGCTCATTTACAGTAATGAAGGACAAGTTCGAATATTTATTTTTCTGGGGATGGGTATCGGTATTTGTTTTTATTTTGCCTTCCTCAGCACTTGGGTCATCCGTCTTACGCTGCTTCTCGTTCGAATTACGATAGCTATTTACCGTTTCATTGCAAAAACAGTCGAATTGGTTCTCATTAAACCGATTATTGGCTTATATCGTCTAACTGTGATAATTTTAGGCTTTTTGCTAGCTGTAGCTATATTCCTTTATAGAATTGTGCTACAATTGCTTTATCCTGTGTGGAGATTACTCCTTTGGATGACTCGGCCTGTGCATAAATATTTGGTTATCCCTGTTTGGTTGAAGAAACTTAAGGGTAATATCCTATTGATCTTACGCAGGTTATTCTCAAAGTAG
- a CDS encoding FtsB family cell division protein, with the protein MHAKATVPTKRSNSIGSKRRLRFLMIFVLCFMSWAAVNIWGQFAKLQEKSSVVANMEQQLVEAKKLKEQTTKEIARLHNDEYLDQIIRRDFHYSKTGETPLSVSKSQ; encoded by the coding sequence ATGCATGCTAAAGCAACCGTTCCAACCAAGCGCAGCAACAGTATAGGCTCGAAACGAAGACTGCGTTTTCTAATGATTTTTGTCCTATGTTTTATGAGCTGGGCTGCTGTGAACATCTGGGGGCAGTTCGCTAAGCTGCAAGAGAAGAGTAGTGTCGTAGCGAACATGGAGCAGCAGCTTGTTGAGGCCAAGAAACTCAAAGAGCAAACAACGAAAGAAATCGCTCGACTTCATAATGACGAATATTTGGATCAAATTATTCGCCGAGATTTTCATTATAGTAAAACCGGAGAGACGCCACTGAGTGTCTCAAAGTCGCAATAA
- a CDS encoding S1 domain-containing RNA-binding protein, whose amino-acid sequence MAIEVGTKLEGRVTGITHFGAFVELAEGVTGLVHISEIADNYVKDVNDHLKLDDKVLVKVINVDKDGKIGLSIKQTVDKPVEERPARPERTGGSSYQGRPSGDRPGGYQGGRPSSGGERSGPPSGGPGGGGRPGGGGGFNRGGGGGGRGGFNKQQGGARPFSFEDKVSRFLKDSEERISSLKKNTESKRGGRGGRRD is encoded by the coding sequence ATGGCAATTGAAGTTGGCACCAAGTTAGAGGGTAGAGTGACGGGGATTACTCACTTTGGAGCATTCGTCGAGCTTGCTGAAGGAGTTACCGGTCTTGTTCACATTTCGGAGATCGCGGACAATTATGTGAAAGACGTTAATGACCATTTAAAGCTGGATGACAAAGTATTGGTCAAAGTGATTAACGTGGACAAGGATGGCAAGATCGGACTGTCGATCAAGCAAACGGTTGACAAGCCAGTTGAGGAAAGACCAGCTCGTCCTGAACGTACAGGTGGCAGCAGCTATCAAGGACGTCCAAGTGGAGATCGTCCAGGAGGCTACCAAGGTGGTCGTCCAAGTAGCGGTGGAGAACGTAGTGGTCCTCCAAGTGGTGGTCCCGGTGGTGGCGGTCGTCCAGGTGGCGGCGGTGGCTTCAATCGAGGCGGCGGCGGTGGTGGTCGCGGCGGTTTTAACAAGCAGCAAGGCGGAGCTAGACCGTTTTCGTTCGAAGATAAAGTATCTCGGTTCCTTAAAGATAGTGAAGAGCGGATTTCGTCTTTGAAAAAGAACACCGAGTCCAAACGCGGTGGCCGAGGCGGAAGAAGAGACTAA
- the spoIIE gene encoding stage II sporulation protein E: protein MQRRSLSTVIGGGWSGLWQKAKASAHSAAVENRFVQAFVAKKWSLLLIVMAFLLGRAMILEQLSPFALAFIAVIYFTRRDILHWVGVAAFAGSLLSLSSNTGYLVTEIIVFLLIQKALEKFERSDLSLAPLLVFSSTLLVQLFAELVVSNLTWYTLMMVSVEALLSLVLTLIFIQAIPVFTLTRKNYHLKHEEIICLIILLASVMTGTVSWVVGPITVEHVLSRYLILLFALVGGAPFGASVGVITGLILSLANSNAVYQMSLLAFSGMLAGLLRDGNRLAVAFGMLLGSSILAFYMGTGTDVINSTWESLAAVALFLLTPRSLILILAKYVPGTQENLKSQQDYAKRVRDVTAGRVEQFSEVFRQLARSFKQLTTDDAVSRKEEEVGHFMNAVAQKACDSCWKKSQCWDQKFYQTYTYMTDMMTQIEMKENMTKKNIPPEWRKVCIRTDQVLDVMKQQYGLYKNDLHWKKQIMDSRHLVADQLSGVSQVMEDLAKEIKREGQELFLQEEQIRNALEELGLSIHTIDIISLDEGNIEIEIIHQYTKGFDECRKIIAPLLSEIIGENVAVMREEMHSRGEGYSTVVFGSAKEYEVETGVAGAAKGGDLFSGDSFSTVELGNGKYAVALSDGMGNGERARAESQTALSILQQLLQSGMDEKLAIKSLNSVLMLRSSDEMYATVDMALIDMYSANTTFMKIGSTPSFIKRGTEVISISANNLPVGILSEIDVDLVSIPLQSGDILVMMTDGIYDAPGHAVNKEMWMKRMIQEIDTTMPQDFADCLLERIFRHHHGEIQDDMTVVVARVEKRQPEWATFRWPGITRMERPKTVS from the coding sequence ATGCAGAGAAGAAGCTTAAGCACAGTGATTGGTGGCGGTTGGTCGGGATTATGGCAGAAAGCGAAAGCGAGCGCACACAGCGCAGCCGTGGAAAATCGATTCGTACAAGCCTTTGTAGCTAAGAAGTGGTCTCTACTGCTCATCGTGATGGCTTTCTTACTTGGACGTGCGATGATTTTGGAACAGCTATCTCCATTTGCTCTAGCGTTCATTGCGGTGATTTATTTTACAAGGAGAGATATTTTACACTGGGTAGGTGTTGCCGCATTTGCCGGAAGCTTACTTTCACTAAGTTCGAATACAGGTTATCTAGTTACGGAAATCATCGTGTTCTTGCTCATCCAAAAAGCTTTAGAGAAATTTGAGCGCTCCGACCTTTCATTAGCACCATTGTTAGTATTCAGCTCGACCTTGCTGGTTCAGCTCTTTGCGGAGCTGGTAGTCTCGAACCTAACTTGGTATACACTCATGATGGTCTCCGTTGAGGCACTGCTAAGTCTAGTGTTGACTCTAATTTTTATTCAAGCTATACCTGTATTTACGCTTACGCGAAAGAACTACCATTTGAAACATGAAGAAATTATTTGTCTGATTATCTTATTGGCTTCTGTGATGACAGGGACGGTAAGCTGGGTTGTTGGTCCAATTACTGTAGAGCATGTGCTGTCCCGGTATCTAATTCTATTATTTGCGCTGGTGGGAGGAGCGCCTTTCGGAGCTTCGGTAGGTGTCATTACAGGATTAATCCTAAGTCTTGCGAATAGCAATGCGGTTTATCAAATGAGTTTACTCGCTTTCTCGGGGATGTTAGCAGGGCTTCTCAGGGATGGTAATCGATTAGCTGTTGCTTTCGGAATGCTGCTTGGGTCATCGATACTTGCTTTCTATATGGGAACGGGGACTGATGTGATCAACTCCACATGGGAGTCGCTTGCAGCTGTTGCACTCTTCCTGTTGACACCTAGGAGTCTGATTCTGATTCTTGCCAAATATGTGCCCGGCACGCAGGAAAATCTGAAATCCCAACAGGACTATGCGAAGCGGGTTCGCGATGTTACAGCAGGACGTGTGGAACAGTTCTCTGAAGTGTTCCGCCAGCTGGCGCGCAGTTTTAAGCAGTTGACGACCGATGATGCGGTGAGCCGAAAGGAGGAGGAAGTTGGACATTTCATGAATGCGGTTGCGCAGAAGGCTTGTGATTCCTGCTGGAAGAAGAGCCAGTGCTGGGATCAAAAGTTTTATCAAACCTATACGTATATGACCGATATGATGACCCAAATTGAGATGAAGGAGAATATGACGAAGAAGAATATTCCACCGGAATGGAGGAAGGTATGTATTCGCACGGATCAAGTGCTGGATGTGATGAAGCAGCAGTATGGCTTGTACAAGAATGATTTGCATTGGAAAAAGCAGATTATGGATAGCCGGCATCTCGTAGCTGATCAGCTTTCGGGTGTGTCCCAAGTGATGGAGGACTTGGCCAAGGAGATTAAACGGGAAGGACAGGAGCTGTTCCTTCAAGAAGAACAAATTCGTAATGCCCTGGAGGAGCTGGGCTTATCCATCCATACCATTGACATCATTTCCTTGGATGAAGGAAATATCGAGATTGAGATCATTCATCAATACACGAAGGGCTTCGATGAATGCCGGAAAATCATTGCGCCGCTCTTGAGTGAAATAATCGGCGAGAACGTCGCCGTCATGCGTGAGGAGATGCATTCGCGCGGCGAGGGTTACAGCACGGTCGTATTCGGCTCCGCCAAGGAATACGAGGTTGAGACCGGGGTCGCCGGCGCAGCCAAAGGGGGCGACCTCTTCTCAGGCGACAGCTTCTCCACGGTGGAGCTGGGCAATGGCAAGTATGCCGTGGCGCTTAGCGACGGCATGGGCAACGGCGAGCGCGCGCGTGCGGAGAGCCAGACGGCTCTGAGCATCCTGCAGCAGCTGCTGCAGTCAGGCATGGACGAGAAGCTGGCGATCAAGTCGCTGAACTCGGTGTTGATGCTGCGCTCTTCGGACGAGATGTACGCGACCGTAGATATGGCCTTGATCGACATGTACAGCGCGAACACAACGTTCATGAAGATTGGTTCCACCCCCAGCTTCATTAAGCGCGGGACGGAAGTGATTTCGATATCGGCTAATAATCTGCCGGTCGGTATCCTGAGCGAGATTGATGTTGATCTAGTCTCGATTCCGCTCCAATCGGGTGATATCCTTGTCATGATGACAGACGGTATCTACGATGCACCGGGACATGCAGTAAACAAAGAGATGTGGATGAAACGGATGATTCAGGAAATTGATACGACGATGCCGCAGGATTTTGCGGACTGTTTATTAGAAAGGATTTTCCGCCACCATCATGGCGAAATTCAAGATGATATGACCGTCGTTGTGGCGCGAGTTGAGAAGAGGCAGCCAGAGTGGGCCACATTCCGCTGGCCAGGAATTACGCGAATGGAGCGTCCTAAGACGGTTAGTTAA
- a CDS encoding response regulator: MRVLLVDDEPLALRNMEKLLGNHEDIEVVSALVDPREALIMAQQEQVDAIFLDLEMPEIGGMELAEQLYTLLPDVRIVFVTAFHQYAVEAFELNALDYLLKPVFAGRLNKTLDRLRKIIVPGHSHKIIMNAVQICCFQSLHWINGDEGIRSFSWRTSKTQELFTFLLHQRRGPVVRKEFLMELLWPDLDPNRAAVLLHTTVYQIRKMLKDLGLTIQVIYEKEGYRLELDNILVDVDGWEQELQQAPEMNLSTVGTYKNLLAIYKGDYLAELEFQWAEAERERLRLIRWKYLRRFANFCLDQGLLTEAGDMFQQMRDHYPLVEDGYFGLMRVHLMLSNFAEIKQQFEMLRNRLDEELAISPSSSITQWFNETFKTNN, encoded by the coding sequence TTGAGAGTTTTATTGGTTGATGATGAACCTCTAGCATTAAGAAATATGGAGAAACTGCTAGGCAATCATGAAGATATTGAAGTTGTTTCCGCTTTAGTGGATCCCAGAGAAGCATTGATCATGGCCCAGCAAGAGCAAGTGGATGCTATCTTCCTGGACTTAGAAATGCCAGAGATTGGTGGCATGGAACTAGCTGAACAGTTATATACACTGCTGCCTGACGTGCGGATCGTTTTTGTGACCGCGTTTCACCAGTATGCTGTGGAGGCTTTTGAACTGAATGCGCTGGACTATCTGCTAAAACCTGTATTTGCTGGCCGTTTGAACAAAACGCTAGATAGGCTGCGCAAAATAATTGTCCCTGGGCATTCCCATAAGATAATAATGAATGCTGTGCAGATCTGCTGTTTCCAATCCCTTCACTGGATCAATGGTGATGAAGGGATACGTTCCTTCTCATGGCGGACAAGCAAGACACAAGAATTGTTTACATTCCTGCTTCATCAACGTCGAGGACCGGTCGTTCGCAAGGAGTTTCTCATGGAACTGCTATGGCCTGATCTGGATCCGAACCGCGCTGCTGTGCTGCTACATACGACTGTATATCAAATTCGAAAGATGCTTAAAGATCTAGGACTAACTATTCAAGTAATCTACGAAAAAGAGGGTTACCGTTTAGAACTCGACAATATTCTTGTGGATGTTGATGGATGGGAACAAGAGCTTCAACAAGCGCCTGAGATGAATTTGTCTACCGTGGGTACCTACAAAAATTTGCTTGCTATTTACAAAGGAGACTATTTGGCCGAATTGGAGTTTCAATGGGCGGAAGCCGAGCGGGAACGCTTGCGGCTCATTAGGTGGAAGTATCTTCGAAGATTTGCAAATTTCTGCCTGGATCAAGGGCTTTTAACGGAAGCTGGAGACATGTTTCAGCAGATGAGAGATCATTATCCACTCGTCGAAGACGGCTATTTTGGTCTCATGCGGGTGCATCTTATGCTTAGCAATTTTGCCGAAATTAAACAGCAGTTTGAGATGCTGCGCAATCGTCTTGATGAGGAGCTTGCTATATCCCCGAGTTCATCTATCACGCAATGGTTTAACGAGACTTTTAAAACAAATAATTAA
- a CDS encoding transglutaminase domain-containing protein, which produces MYSKFRMAIALLTMVLFLVTTNVNAETAYASSSNLQAGNLTELEETLQSELAKKPESIIITYTSRESKDSASYIQGIKNAISHTQSSLEEELFWNMKSLSYKMKGSIGNITITLKPEYLTTIEQDNFVNKEIDRILGEILTTEMTPFEKEAAIHDYVVSHTSYEDLDEIGHTAYSALYNKKAVCQGYAILTNLLLKKVGIDSKLVVGYLNDDPAQSHMWNVVNIEDNWHMLDTVFDDPAPDKPGVQSTDYFNITNESLLSLGHTWVESDYPVADKLYIK; this is translated from the coding sequence GTGTATTCAAAATTTAGAATGGCTATCGCCCTATTGACCATGGTCCTGTTTCTTGTAACAACAAATGTAAATGCTGAAACGGCATATGCGAGTTCCTCTAATTTACAAGCTGGTAATTTGACAGAATTAGAAGAAACGCTCCAAAGTGAGCTCGCCAAAAAGCCGGAATCCATTATCATTACTTATACATCCAGGGAGTCGAAAGACTCGGCTAGTTACATTCAAGGTATTAAGAATGCTATATCTCATACGCAATCAAGTTTAGAAGAGGAATTGTTTTGGAACATGAAGAGCCTTTCATACAAAATGAAGGGGAGTATTGGCAACATCACAATCACGTTAAAGCCCGAATACCTTACGACCATTGAACAGGATAATTTCGTAAATAAGGAAATCGATCGTATTCTGGGTGAAATCCTGACAACTGAGATGACCCCATTTGAAAAGGAAGCGGCGATTCACGATTATGTGGTTTCGCATACCTCTTATGAGGATTTAGATGAAATTGGACATACAGCCTATTCGGCACTGTACAACAAAAAAGCCGTATGCCAAGGCTACGCTATCTTAACGAATTTGCTTCTCAAAAAAGTCGGCATTGACAGTAAACTAGTAGTAGGGTATTTAAATGACGATCCTGCACAGTCACACATGTGGAATGTAGTGAACATTGAGGATAACTGGCATATGTTGGATACCGTATTCGATGATCCTGCGCCCGATAAACCAGGAGTTCAGTCAACGGACTACTTCAACATAACAAATGAATCTCTCCTGAGCTTGGGTCATACATGGGTGGAAAGTGACTATCCAGTCGCAGATAAGCTTTATATAAAATAA
- the srtB gene encoding class B sortase — translation MMARFSVTPKKYRIIYWAASLFIVGGITLLAIDLYTQHVESKQAQQLKSQLASFHQTSTTYLSQPINSDPGYGQMKEDPSPAASIPPDRINWSSLLAINKEIISWLHIEGTSVDYPVVQHKDNDYYLKTDAAGKKSIYGSIFMDYRVDISQQQRNTIIYGHNMIDGSMFGSLQNYKNKDFYLAHRDILLETPERKTAWEIFSVYTIDASKYTVDLSYENDQAFLQALDQYRKKSLYQTTVIPRKEDEILTLVTCSNETDDTRLVIHAMKK, via the coding sequence ATGATGGCAAGATTTTCAGTCACGCCAAAAAAATACCGAATTATCTATTGGGCAGCCTCATTATTCATCGTAGGAGGAATCACCCTTTTAGCCATAGACCTCTATACGCAGCATGTTGAAAGCAAGCAAGCCCAGCAGCTAAAAAGTCAACTTGCAAGTTTTCACCAAACCAGTACCACTTATCTGTCTCAGCCAATCAATTCCGATCCTGGGTATGGCCAAATGAAAGAAGACCCGAGCCCCGCAGCTAGTATTCCTCCCGATCGGATAAATTGGAGTAGTTTACTTGCCATCAACAAAGAAATCATTAGCTGGCTTCATATTGAAGGTACTAGTGTCGATTATCCGGTCGTACAACATAAGGACAATGATTACTATTTAAAAACAGACGCGGCAGGCAAAAAATCAATTTACGGCAGTATATTTATGGACTATCGCGTGGACATCAGCCAGCAACAGCGAAATACAATCATTTATGGGCATAACATGATAGATGGTTCTATGTTTGGAAGCCTTCAAAATTATAAAAACAAAGATTTTTATTTGGCACATCGCGACATTCTTTTAGAAACACCCGAAAGGAAAACAGCCTGGGAAATCTTTTCGGTTTATACCATTGATGCCAGTAAGTATACGGTCGATCTCTCCTATGAAAACGATCAAGCATTTCTCCAAGCGTTAGACCAATATCGTAAAAAATCATTGTATCAGACTACTGTCATTCCGCGAAAAGAAGATGAAATTCTCACACTGGTGACATGCAGTAATGAAACAGATGACACCCGTTTAGTTATCCATGCCATGAAAAAATAG